The Kaistella daneshvariae genomic sequence AAAACTGGAATTTGGAGCTTAAAAATGCTGAAGTGTTTTATAATCCGCTTAATATTAAGCAAATTCAAGCAAAAGCACTGGAAACGGTGGAAGAAAAATACCATGATATTGATTTCGTTGCCGTCGGAAGATTATTTGTGGCGAAAGGTTTTGCAGATTTGGTTGAAGCGCATCATCAGTTGATTTCCGAAGGTTATAAAATAAAAACCCTGCTCATCGGTGACGGAATTCAGCGGAAAGAATTGGAAGATTTGATAGAAAAATACCGTTTAAAAGATACTTTTTTCCTCTATGGCTTTTCCGAAAATCCGGTAAAATATGTTCAAAATGCCCGGTATTTTGTGCTTCCATCCTACAGCGAAAGTTATCCGATGGTGATTGGCGAATCTTTAATTTTGAACAAACCAGTTTTAGCAACAAATGTTGGCGGCGTTTCGGAAATGGTGAAAAATGAAGTGAACGGACTTTTATTTAAGCCGGGAAAATCGGATCTTTACAAAACCATGAAAAGAGTTTTGGATGAGCCAAATTTAGCTGAAAAGCTCTCGGCACAGGATTCTTTAACCGAATTTCAAAACCGTAACGAGCAGATTTTTCAGCAAGTAGACCAGCTTTTTAATTAAATATGGAAATTTTCTACAGGATTATTTTAAAGATTGAAGATTTGCTACAGCGCCTGCGCGATAAAGCTTACATTGAAATCTGCAAATCCCGCGGATTAAAAGTTGGTAAAGATGTCATTTTCATCGAAGCACCAAAATTTGGGTCGGAACCTTATTTAATTGAAATTGGTGATCGCACAAAGATCACCGCTAACTGCACTTTCATCAACCATGACGGCGCGATGTACGTCATTCGTTCCATGGAAAAATTCGCCGACACGCGGAATTTTGGCCGGATAAAAATCGGTAAAAACTGCTTTATCGGAAATAACTGCACCATTTTGCCTGGGGTTGAAATGGGCGACAATTGCATTTTAGGCGCCGGTTCTGTGCTGAACTCTTCCACTACACCAAATTCGGTGTATGCCGGCGTTCCTGCAAAATTTATTTGCACCATCGAAGAATACGGCGAAAAAGCGCTGAAAAACAATGTTCTTTATCCCCGGGAACTGGAAAAAAACCGCGCTATGCTGGATCAGCATATCAAAGAAAATTTGCAGCATTTATACAAACCTGTCAAATAATTCTGTGGCTGAAAAAAAGAAAATCCTAATCAGAATCGGTTCTCTGCGGCATGGCGGCGCAGAAAAAGTGCTGGTGACTTTTCTGAAAAATCTGCCGGATAACAAGTATGAAATCGATCTTTTGCTGAATCTTTATTCCGGAAAATATCTCGCCGAAGTTCCCGC encodes the following:
- a CDS encoding glycosyltransferase — protein: MNNQNKMAGAKKKIIFRNRSLEMGGIETVLLNILNHLDQDRYEIVLLLNYLQGEFIDRVPAHIRVHAVGENSENFSKNVFLKFFQKIKRRLKYGFFEIFPSYFYKKNLLLDFDFEVAFSHYMMKSVLKSPNRKSKKIFWIHGDLRNSGFDRKQNQMFVDEMQQFDQGIFVSKHGKNVVEKNWNLELKNAEVFYNPLNIKQIQAKALETVEEKYHDIDFVAVGRLFVAKGFADLVEAHHQLISEGYKIKTLLIGDGIQRKELEDLIEKYRLKDTFFLYGFSENPVKYVQNARYFVLPSYSESYPMVIGESLILNKPVLATNVGGVSEMVKNEVNGLLFKPGKSDLYKTMKRVLDEPNLAEKLSAQDSLTEFQNRNEQIFQQVDQLFN
- a CDS encoding acyltransferase is translated as MEIFYRIILKIEDLLQRLRDKAYIEICKSRGLKVGKDVIFIEAPKFGSEPYLIEIGDRTKITANCTFINHDGAMYVIRSMEKFADTRNFGRIKIGKNCFIGNNCTILPGVEMGDNCILGAGSVLNSSTTPNSVYAGVPAKFICTIEEYGEKALKNNVLYPRELEKNRAMLDQHIKENLQHLYKPVK